The proteins below are encoded in one region of Oryzias melastigma strain HK-1 linkage group LG9, ASM292280v2, whole genome shotgun sequence:
- the cldn5a gene encoding claudin 5a, protein MVSAGLEILGLSMCVIGSLLVMMACGLPMWKVTAFIEANIVVAQTIWDGLWMTCVVQSTGQMQCKVHDSVLSLSHDLQAARALTVIASVMGVLGLMVVIAGAQCTNCIRNESIKARVVNAGGAIYIISGLFVLVPICWMANNIITDFYNPQLLPSQKREIGAALYIGWAAVALLLIGGSLLCCSCPSGGSSGYSVKYAPTKRAAQNGDYDKRNYV, encoded by the coding sequence ATGGTGTCGGCGGGATTGGAGATCTTGGGGCTTTCGATGTGCGTAATTGGCTCGCTCTTGGTGATGATGGCGTGCGGGCTGCCCATGTGGAAGGTGACGGCTTTCATCGAGGCCAACATCGTAGTGGCTCAGACCATCTGGGACGGTTTATGGATGACGTGCGTGGTGCAGAGTACTGGACAGATGCAGTGCAAGGTGCACGACTCCGTCCTCTCGCTCAGCCACGACCTGCAGGCGGCCAGAGCGCTCACCGTCATCGCCTCCGTGATGGGAGTGCTGGGTCTCATGGTGGTGATAGCCGGGGCGCAGTGCACCAACTGCATCCGCAACGAGAGCATCAAAGCGCGGGTGGTGAACGCCGGGGGTGCCATCTACATCATCAGCGGTCTGTTCGTGCTGGTGCCCATCTGCTGGATGGCCAACAACATCATAACGGACTTCTACAACCCGCAGCTGCTGCCGTCGCAGAAGAGGGAAATCGGCGCGGCGCTCTACATCGGCTGGGCCGCCGTGGCGCTGCTCCTGATCGGAGGCTCGCTGCTGTGCTGCTCCTGTCCGTCCGGCGGCAGCTCGGGATACTCGGTAAAATACGCACCGACCAAGAGAGCCGCGCAGAACGGAGACTATGACAAGAGGAATTATGTGTAG